From the Chaetodon auriga isolate fChaAug3 chromosome 17, fChaAug3.hap1, whole genome shotgun sequence genome, the window GCCTTCCAGTCGAGGATTGGCAGGTCGGGGGTCGTTCACGGAGGgttcagatcagctgatgagtCTGACGGCCATGACCTCTCGTCTCTGATCTAATGATTGATGAAGCTACCTGTGATGCTTCGTCATGTTTTGCACGtgcttcagaataaaagcatttcaacggagacagagcagaactttactgtgaaacaggaagtgctgacaACCGGAGCGCCGCTGGTGATGCTCTGtgggttttggtcttttcaggAGGTCGTTCTGAAACATTATGTGTCATTAATAAAGCTTGAAGAAGACAGCCAGCGCTGGTGTTCCATCCAAGGAACCATAAAGTTTGAGCAGCTGGAGTTAAAAACATGCCAAAGGAGCCGGATGGTTGGCAGGCTTCGGTTTGTGGGGAAACGGagccacacacagctgaagtggTTTGGTGACGAGATTAAAAACATGTAATTACAGTCAGCGAGGCCTTTTCCTCTCTgatctgtctgttctgtgtctgtgcacaaCACCAGAGGTCCTAACACCGCTGATGCATTCTAACTCGCAATTTCATAAAGCTTGTAATTAGAATTTGCACAAGCCTAAAGGAGCGAGTGTGAGTGACCCCGCTTCCACTTGGAAATGAAGCCTCAGGTCACCTGACACCAGAAGTTTCCACACAGTTCGGCTCAGAAAGGGTTTTGGCTATAAGACAACACCCTGAGAGAAAACGGCCGATCAGCTGAAACCTCTGGACGTCCTAATTCAGACCGTCTGCCGAGCACAACACGAGCGTCGCAGgaatttgttttcagtggatCCTTTTCTGTGTCGAAACGTGCGTCGCCTCCTCCCCTGCGAGCCCCCGTCCACTCCGGTTTGCCCTTGTTCCAGTAAAACGTCTTTAACCCCTCCTATTAGCACAGTTGGCTCCTTCCGATCTTCCGTTCGTCCTCCtaatttgtcatttcatttcccaAGATATTTCCTCATTACCTTCTTTCCCATCTCTGAATTGTTTTACGGCTTCCTCGACACCCTTTTCTCTCTGGTTTGCCCTCGTTCACCTCGGCTGACTACAGTGCAGtcagatagatggatggatacaGTTTGTGGTTAGACTGATGCTTTGCTTTGCCCTTGATGGAGGAGAAAATTTgatctgtttttcctcatcgCTGCCTGTAAAGCCTGCAGTGAACCCTGCCTCACCCGGCTCATCCACTCCAGTTACTTTGGTGTCACTTTCAGTGGGACTGCTGGTCTGAGTTTGGCCTCTGGAGGGTTTAGAGGAGGGGGATCCTGGAGGGAAAGCTTTCCACCGCAAAACAATTAGCAAATAAAAAGCTCGTGAGTGTCAGATCTGCGTGGAATAATCATGTCAGTGAAAGAAAGGGACAAAGGCTCGTTTGTTTGATCTCACCTGCCTCTCGCAAGGAAAATTTGCCGCTTCTTGCAATTTGCAAATCACtgttgtcactgctgcagttttattattttctccataaTTACGGACTGCTAGCGTGCTCTGAACAATCCCCTGtacacaaatactgtacaaGTAATTACAAGGATGCGTGGAGGCGAGCTGAGCCCAACAAAATGGGACGCAGCCAAGCGGCATATGACTCCGCTCGTCAGAAGCTGGCCCGGAGTCCTCGAGGCCGATCCAGTGATGCAGCAAAACATGACACTGTTgtagttttctctctttttttccctcttctccctctctgtctggaGCTGGCAGAGGCAGCGCTGCTCCTCGTCGAGGCCGTCGATGTGCTTCGGCCTGCAGCTCCGTCTGCCTCCACGCTTCGTGTTTTCCGTCATCCAATCTGTTTTCTCCGTCTTTCTCTGCACGCTCGCTTCTCCTTTTTGCTTTGCTGCTGATCTGCAGGAcgttcttctccttctctctccctcctcctcttcctatACATGtaccctctgctctcctctcgtcAACTCCTCCTACACTCGTTTTTTTCTCCCGTTGTTTTTGATCTCTCTTTTCCCATCTGCCTCTCCGTCTTTTTCCACTTCACCTCTGGCAGCAGCTCTGGCTCTGGCAAAGCTTTTTTAAGCAAACCAACATGTACAGAAGTAGAACATATGAATGGAAAATGCATTATTTCTTCaggtttgtctttgtgtgcaaGTGGATGCAGATTGTCTCAGAAATCAGTTGATTAGACGATTTAAAGAGCAACTTTTTAACCATTTTAGCTCAAATACGCCAAAAACAAGAGTCGCACATGTAGCGATGGTCCCAGAGACGCTGTGTGACACCTGGATTAACACCACCTGTCGAGGGATGAGGTAAAACCAATGAAAGAGCTCAGTCCACCTCTTTAATGTCCATGAAGCATCGTTACGTTACCGACTTCAGAGGAGAGCATTTCTACGTTTTGTCTGGATAAAGTTTGTCCAATAGTGACTCTGAACATATTTATTTAAGGTGAAACAGCTCTTaaatttctctgttttgctcCCAAACCTGCCGTGTTAACACCATGAAAATTGAGACGTCTGCCGCTCTCGTGTGCTCCTCTCGTGGAAAAGCTTTGATGTCGGCGTCGATATAAAACCTGAGATTTGTTCCAAAACAGCACTTTAGTTTCTGTTTTAGTTTGAGGAATAGAAACTTCTTTTTCCAATTACCAAAATATCccaaacagctgcacacacgCCTAAAGAGCCGCTGCTGCGTCGATCGCTCGGAGTTCCCCTTTTAAAAGTGTCTCAGCTCTGAGAATCCGATGCCAACTTTCCATACTTGACAGTTTTCGATGGGGACCGGAGGTCTTCGCTAGTTACCTCGTGGAGGCCTGACCCAGGACCGAGTGGCGACCTGGACCAGCTCCAACCTGACATGCAGCTGAGTGAGGTGGTGCAGGTCTTGTTGCAGTGCTGCAGGTTTCTGCAGTGAGACACTGGACGGTGcagactttctgctgtttgtctctgcagcagcttgttaATTGATGAGCGTCGCGCTGTCTTCTCTCTACGTTTGCTTCTGTCCAAGTCCACCATGTCCGGATGTAATTGTCCTGCCTTCAGGTCTCTTTGGGATCAGGTTCAGGTTTTCCATGTGTGTTTCAAATCACACAGAACATTTTGAGCTTTGAGGTTCGTCATCAAACTGTAAATGGCTGCAGCGATTATTCTCAGTCATTACAGTTTTTATTCTAATCGATCAATCGATGCTGTCTGTCCCCTTACTCGCACGCTGTCTTGCTCAGGGAGTCTGGTGAGACGGAGCGTGCAGTAAACAGCCATGTAAATGCATGAGATTTATAATAACATAGGATTAGTTCAGTCTCATTGCACAGTGCGACAATTCAAACAGGACTCTGAGAatctctgtgaagctgtaaaaCACGTCTCCTGTGCAGGCGGCGAGGAGCTGATCAAGGCTGTGCGAGCAGGAAATATGTCCAACATTAAGTGACACTTGGGACAAATAACAGCTTGCCCAGTACTAATTAAGTGTTGAACTTCTCTCAATTTTTCtggcaaatgtgtttttctccccAGTGACTGGGACACCTTTTCAAAGCTTCAACTTTGCTGATGCACAAAAAGCTCATTTTTGTGGTATTATTTGTGatatttcttcctcctcccctcctctccctcgtcCTCTTCGTCTCCGCTCGGCCTCTcgtcctcttttctctctttgctctgttCGTCTTTTCTCTCCTCGTCTCgtcttttctgcctctttaaaCTCCGTcgtccctttctcctcctccctctttatgttcttcttctctccctcgtcttcctctttctctctctccctcgctgtcttctctctctttctgtctgccagGCCATGGCCTAGTTAAGACGTCTTCTGCTTTGTGCCTGTTCTCTTTCATCAGCTGGAAGTTTTTACGCTCTCCTCCTGTATCTCTGTGCCTCCTCACCactgtctctcattctcttttaATATCACTCCCTCTCACTTTCCCTTCTACCTGCTTTCTCCTTTTGTCCTCCTTTTATTTTtacccttctccctctctccccatATTTATTCACACGcatctcccccctctctctctccatctgtttgtACCTCGCTCTCTCAGTTCCATTGTGTGGATGATAGCTGTCAGGAGATCTCATCACTGAGTCTCTCTTATTACATGATTACAGGGTAATTATCCTGTGAAGTTGTCTTTGCCCGAATCTATGAAAGACgcttaatgtctttttaatggGGTTTGGAGTTTGGAGactttttttgccttttgtagTTACTGTGGACTCTTCCATTTATTGCATTTACATGTGATTGGCCTGGAACAGCGTGCCCTGATTAAGTGGCACTCGGAATCGTCGTAATTTTCGGGCGCGTCGTCTCGCTCCGAGTTGTCAGTCAGACTTGCTTTATTTTGAACTTCTGGCCTTGGCTCTGTCAGCGGACGCCGTCATCTGTCAGCGTCTGATTAAGACGGGCTCGATGAAGGTCCCGTGATGATCGGGGCGAGCCTGAGACCTGGACTTTAGAGGACGGCGAGCAGAATGTCAGGCTGCTCATCAATCCCAAACCTCCCATCTTTGATGTGGAACGAGTCCAGAGAGGATGTTTGTGTGATTATGGACAATGACTTCATCAATATCAGCCTCGTATGTGGCTGTCAAAGAGAGCCGGGCAGACGCATCACCAGGCTGATATTATGGTCTGTCACACAACTGTAATTCAAGGTTAAcgtatttcttatttattttgtcGTTGTCGCCATTGATTGGCTGCTTCATTTCTGAttaatctctcttatttttccttttttatttatttgttgtctaTAAAATTACATTAATCAGTAAAGAATCTGAATTTGCCCAAAGTGACGTCATcaaattcattgttttgtttgatcaGTAGCCCAAAAGcacaaagatatttaatttacaaCTGAACAATTTGTATAAAAGTGATCATTTCCTCTAAATCTTTGCTGTATTAAAGAAGCCTGTATGATTGATTCATGGCTAAAGCAGTTAAAACAGTTCGGGTGATGGAAATCATCTGTCGATATCCGGCCTCAGTATGTGTCTTTGTCACGGCTCTTTAACAGTCACATTGGATGTATCATTGACAAGCGTGTTTAAatttgtttctctgtgaaaaCTGAAATCATCCTTTTTGTTGTCCTCCTCTAAAATCCACCATCAGTCAGATTTTAATCTTCTGATATTTGGATCAGAATCTGATGTCAGTTTTGGGGTCTGTGTTACTAAATCTGATCAAATCATTGCCCAGTTTCTGTTTTTGAGTGTTAATCTTTAGGAGCTTTGTTGCTTTGTTAgttataaatatttaatgttgtaGAGAAATACTTAAGATGTGAAGTTTTCAGGGGCTCTGAGTTTATTGCTTCATGTCTTTGAAGGAAATTTTATCCAAAGCACATAATAGTACACCACTGTGCATGTATCTTCAGTGCAAGTGACCCCAGTAAGAATAAATctgtgctgatgctgctgtgttttatccTTGATCTCACATCTCTCAAATAATGTTTCAACCAAAAGTGTTTATAAAAGTGCAGTTTATCAGTTTTCTCCCCTTCTGTTGTTGCCCATCATGCATTTTTCTCATTCTTTGTCTTATTCTGGagcacatcacatcacactcAAACAGTATCAACATGACTTCTGTTTTTCTAACATGTATTTTTCTCAGCTTTTAGTTTTCCCCAAGTGACTGTGGCGCAgctcactgaacacaaacaatatTAACATgtaattttctctctctgtgtttgtctccacgCAGCTTGAGCGCCGCTGCCGTCTGTGATGCCCTCCCATGACGCCCAGGTCGGTAGCTGACACTGCCAGTGAGCGGGAGACGCCACTGCACAACCGGTCCTGGGCCAGCGCCTTCAGCCGGTTCTCGCCCTCCCTCTCGCACGCTGGAAACTCCACCTCCACCCGCCTACTAGAATCCACAGCCATCAGCTCTGACCCCCCCCAGTAAGGACCCCTCAAAAAGTGACACTCTGACGTCCTCagccagcaccagcagcagcagcagccaaaaacCGCGGAATCTTCAACGCAATCAGCAACACCAGCACCACCATTatctccaccagcagcagcagccatcatgTCCAGTCGTAGAAAGTCCTCCACGCCCTGCATGGTCCGGGTCCTCAGCGACCTGCCCGAAGAGCAAGATGACCCTGAGGAAGTAATGGACTTGGAAATATTGGCAGACAACgatgtgacagaaaaagaacagcCAGAATCATCTGAATCTGCAGAAAAGAGTCAAGACCCCCAGCAGGAGAATCCAGACCAGCAGACGTTTCCAAAACCAGTGGAAAACCAGAATCCTGAGCCATTAGAACAAGAGGAGCAGCTGGGTAAAAATGACCAACCCCCTGTCATTGAAGATGTAGAggccagagaggagaaggacaggGAAGGGGTTGAATCTGACCCGGCATCCCAGAAAAAGCAGTCCAGAGGCTACGAGTGCAAATACTGCCCGTTTTCAACGCAGAACCTGAATGACTTTAAAGAGCACGTGGACTCCAGCCACCCTAACGTCATTCTGAATCCGTTGTacctctgtgctgtctgcaaCTTCAACACCAAGAAGTTTGACTCGCTCACAGAGCACAATGAGAGCCAGCACCCGGGCGAGACAAACTTCAAGTTCAAGAGGATAAAAATGAACAATCAGACTATCTTAGAACAGACAATCGAAGGCAAGGACAATTCAGTTGAATGCGAAGTGACAAATGAACAGGGTGAAAGCAACAGTAGTTCTGTGTTTCCACCTTGCATATCTACCACAGTGAAAACCCCAGAAAATATCCAGTCGCTCTTTCAAGGGAGCGAACTTAAGAGCCAGCTCGACGGCCTGATCCAGAAGGATCAGATCACAGCAGTGAACATCAACGGAACGGTCATCATCCCTGAACCCACCATCCTCCAAGGGCTCTCCCATGTCACCCCAATGCTCCAGCGCCCGCCCAACTTTAACTCTGTACCAAAAATAGCTGTTCCCTTGAACACCACCAAATATAACCCTTCTTTAGATGACAACTTGACGTTGATCACCTCCTTTAACAAGTTTCCTTACCCTACACATGCAGAGCTGTCGTGGTTGACAGCTGCCTCCAAGCACCCGGAGGAACAGATCAAAGTCTGGTTCACCACCCAGCGGCTGAAGCAAGGCATAACCTGGTCCccagaggaggtggaagaagCCAGGAAAAAGATGTTCAATGGCTCTATCCCTCCTGCTCATCATATGTTCACCGTCCTGCCTACGAGCCCCATCTCTCAGACATCTGCCAAATCCTCCCAGCAGCCCCTTGTCCACACTACAGTCAGGCATCCAAGTCATGTGCGCACATCCACGTCCAATGGGTTAAGTGTCGTCACCACTACAAACTCAACAGGCTCCGGCCTCACCCTTAAACGAACACACCTGACAACACTGTTTGGCCCCGAGTCCAAGCGGCCAATCATGGCTGTTGCCCCCCATTCTGGCGACCCCAAAGACAAGGTCCTTATGGcgcctcctccaccccctcctcctcagaaAGACCGTCTCCCAATGGCTCCACCTCCTGTTCCCATGGAGATGAAGAGACCTGTAGCAGTTCCTCTGGTCAACACGGAGATGAAGAGGTCATCCGCTACTGTGCCTTTAATGTCACCACCATCGTCATCACCATCTTCCCTATCCAAAGGGAAGACTCCCTCGACATTAGGACACCCCAAAACAAAGCCGGTGGTGTCGCTGCCCTCCATAGTCTTTCCAGAGTCTTTAACGAGGCCAATGATAGCTCCTCCACCTATCTTTGCCCCGTCATATAAAAGTACATTACTTATTCCTCTAACTTCGTCCATTGCTTCCAAAGAAAAGCACCCGAATACCCATGCTATGCCAGCTGCAGATTTGAAGCTGCCTAATTCCCCTCCACTTATTACCCCACAGATTAGGAGGCCAACCATTATCCAGTCCATTCGCGCTCCATCCAAAGCCCCATCCCAGATTCCAGGGTTCCCCTTGGATAGCAAGAAGCTAAAAGAGCAGCAGGGAGTGGAGCTGAAAGCCAGCTACCCCAGAGGAGACAAGGTACTCACTCCTCTGGTAGAGGCCAACGGGACATCTCGTGTAGATGGCAAATGGCTCCACGATCAAACCTCCCTTGCTCACAACAATGGAGTCAAGCATTTGGATGGTGGTGAGTTTCCAGCAGCTTCAAAACTAGACTTTCAGCAAAAGTCCTCGGTGCTGACCCAATTCCCCTTgctggagaggatgaaaggaaagaCAGCCGAACAGCTGAAGATCTTGGAGGAGAACTTCCTGAGGAACAGCTTCCCCACACAAAGCGAGGTGGACAATCTGGCGGGCACCACCCGTCTGTCTCACCAGGAAATCGACAGCTGGTTTGTAGAGCGACGTGCACTACGCGATAACCTGGAACAAGCCCTTCTCAACTCCATGGGTACTAAGAGAATGGGCACCGGTAGCACCACCGCTATCACTAAGAAAGGACTACATCAACAGCAACACCAAACTCTACAGCTGAATGGGATTCACAAGCCAAGCACCGGCATGGGCCACCTTAAAAGCCCTCTTCCACCCTCACACGCCGTGCCCACCATTGCTCCCGGCACCATTGCCTCCTCCATCCCCACCCCGAATTCCTGCTCAGTGCCTCCAGATAGCCGATCCCTGGCGCTCCTCAAGGACGATTTTGCTCAAACGCGGTGGCCTTCCCCTGAGGAGTTCAGCCAGCTGGAGGGTCGGACAGGACTGGCTCGCGCCGACCTCGCCCGCTGGTTCAACGACAGCCGGCTGCAGAGCGGCAGCATGGAGCTGACGGAACTTTTTCACAACAATGGAGTGAATGGAGGGCAGGGGCCGCCTGTGTGCTCTCCCGAAAACGCTCCCCCCAGCATCATCCGGCACTGTCAGGAAGGAGCCctaacaaacaacaacagcagcagtaaggTGCTGGAAGTTGAGTTGGGCTGGCTGATGGAGCAGCGCGCTAACAGCCTCAGCAGTCAACAGCCCGACGAGCTCCAAGACGGGTTTGCTGGAAGGTACTGTATCCGTAGAATATTGGAAGTTTTTCGTTGTTGATGTATTTTGTTTCACTGTTCACATTTGAATGGGAAACATTCCTGTTCCACTGTTAGTCACATTTGATCCATGAAGACGACAGACTACAGTACTTTAATACAATGTGTAGATATTTTTTATCATGGCACCCCGAGCCACCCAACCACCAGTGTAACATGCATATATGTACAGATGCTTACTGGTTTTAACAATTGCAGATTTAACATCATTAGATTAGATGAAATAATGTGCagtcctgtcagtctgtgttgaGGGCTGAGTTTTTTTGACAGTGATTTTGATATctattgctgtttttcttctcttttgatTTGTCTGAAAACTTGAGACTAAACTTACTTAATTTAACGTTACAGATTTTGTTTAATGTTGggaaactttatttaaaacacacagtaaattaGCAATGATATGATGAATCTTGTGGCATCCTTGGCCCATCCTTAAGACTTTGGCAAGTTTTGTGCAACTCAATACCTCAACTTATACTCAGTTACATGAGAAACTACCAATAGTTAAAAGTTACTAATTACAATAAGACAAAATATGTGATGAACTCGTATAAATGATGATTCATTGTTAGACATTAAACCACAAAACAGTAtaaaaagtagttaaaattgGTTCCACTTGGACCAGCTACAACAGTCAGTTTTCCACATTGATGAATCAAGAATTGAACACGCTGCCGTTCCTCATGATCGGTACTTTTACCAGGAGATGTTAAAGCGTGACCACACCCCAGCTGGACCCCGTGTTTGTTCGGTCGTCCAGCTGTTGCTGCACCCTCTGTCAACATCCTGTTCAGTACGTCTGCACCAGGATCGCGAGTTCACCTGGTGAGAGTGGACGTGAACATGCAGTAATCCTCTTCGTCCATATGAGATGATGGAAATGATtatgaaacactgtgtgtgagagcaacACCTGAGCACATCTGGGCCTCTCATGAAAAGAGTCAATCCAAAATCTACCAATCACAACATCCCATTTACACTGGGTACAGACGACAGCGTCCTGAGTCCTGAGAGCTCGCCTGTCCAGGACTTTCGGTGTTCGCTGAACGGCATCATGTCGCCTCTGACTCCGCCTGTGTTGACCTGAGCGTTCAGAATACATCCTGCTCCCCTCGAGGAACTCGCGCTGTTGTTTTCTAGTTGCCACATTAACACTGTTCTCAGAACATTAACATACAAATCTGCGGGACTTTATTTATTCTGCCTTCCTCTGCAGGAGCTTGGGACATCTTTGGCCAAATAACGGCGCCATTAGGTGGGAAACCAATATCTCCACAATAATTTGGGCAAGAGCTTTATTCTTCCCACGAGTCAGCTCTGGGTTCAGGCTCAGTCTTTGAAAAGCACCACAGTATGAACCCGCACTAACGGCACATTGAAACGCTTCTGGCGCCTGTTGGTTTTATAAACTCTGTAAACAACAGAGCGCAGTCAGCGACGAGGAAAATATCTtggagctgcagaagaagacgAAGTCTGCAGCGTTCAGACCGGG encodes:
- the LOC143334976 gene encoding zinc fingers and homeoboxes protein 2-like — translated: MSSRRKSSTPCMVRVLSDLPEEQDDPEEVMDLEILADNDVTEKEQPESSESAEKSQDPQQENPDQQTFPKPVENQNPEPLEQEEQLGKNDQPPVIEDVEAREEKDREGVESDPASQKKQSRGYECKYCPFSTQNLNDFKEHVDSSHPNVILNPLYLCAVCNFNTKKFDSLTEHNESQHPGETNFKFKRIKMNNQTILEQTIEGKDNSVECEVTNEQGESNSSSVFPPCISTTVKTPENIQSLFQGSELKSQLDGLIQKDQITAVNINGTVIIPEPTILQGLSHVTPMLQRPPNFNSVPKIAVPLNTTKYNPSLDDNLTLITSFNKFPYPTHAELSWLTAASKHPEEQIKVWFTTQRLKQGITWSPEEVEEARKKMFNGSIPPAHHMFTVLPTSPISQTSAKSSQQPLVHTTVRHPSHVRTSTSNGLSVVTTTNSTGSGLTLKRTHLTTLFGPESKRPIMAVAPHSGDPKDKVLMAPPPPPPPQKDRLPMAPPPVPMEMKRPVAVPLVNTEMKRSSATVPLMSPPSSSPSSLSKGKTPSTLGHPKTKPVVSLPSIVFPESLTRPMIAPPPIFAPSYKSTLLIPLTSSIASKEKHPNTHAMPAADLKLPNSPPLITPQIRRPTIIQSIRAPSKAPSQIPGFPLDSKKLKEQQGVELKASYPRGDKVLTPLVEANGTSRVDGKWLHDQTSLAHNNGVKHLDGGEFPAASKLDFQQKSSVLTQFPLLERMKGKTAEQLKILEENFLRNSFPTQSEVDNLAGTTRLSHQEIDSWFVERRALRDNLEQALLNSMGTKRMGTGSTTAITKKGLHQQQHQTLQLNGIHKPSTGMGHLKSPLPPSHAVPTIAPGTIASSIPTPNSCSVPPDSRSLALLKDDFAQTRWPSPEEFSQLEGRTGLARADLARWFNDSRLQSGSMELTELFHNNGVNGGQGPPVCSPENAPPSIIRHCQEGALTNNNSSSKVLEVELGWLMEQRANSLSSQQPDELQDGFAGRLRQQNAAELKNGGQNGGVVGGAREVFGSWLQDGHSRRGRELLLDRDRKMAEDASGRLTG